The genomic window CTGGATCACCAACTTCACATCATTACCTTccatttgttcaattttttctttaaacgATAATGGAAGATCGGGTTGGTCTTCTTGCACCTCTTCTTTCTCAGGATTCTTGAATTTCTTCAACGAATTCCTTGATCTTTCACCCattgcttttcttttcttgatatACTTGATCCCTTCACTTGTTTTTTCCTTGACTATTATTTTTCCAACCTCCTCATTGTTGCTTGTACAAGAAGTAACCTTAAACTTTGAAGAAAGAATGTTGTAATCTATTCTCTTTGATCGACCACTTCTTACTTTCTTCATTGGGACGATTTCCCTAAAAGCTTGGACGTTGCATCCAGAATCAGGAATAGGGACATTGTTCTTTGAATGAAGAGCACCATACAATGGATCATTCAAAAGTAGCAAGGACTCAAGGACCACACACTCATTGCCAACAAACCCTAATAGTTTTGATCTAAAatctttttcttccttttgtTGAAACAGATCGTGAGCACTATTCTGTTTGTTTGCGGCAAAGTGAGACACTTGATCTCTTTGTTTTAAAGTATCATAGTTATTCATAAACTCAAGATCTTTATATATAGGCTAAGATAGATTAggttttttgtttctcttttaaCGCAAAGCAAAGATTAGTTAGTTaggaaaatagattggcttaaatgcagttttggccccccaagtttcacaattgcttgattttggtcccccacattttaattgcttgattttaaccccctaagtttcacaattgcttgattttagccctctaagtttcaattgctcgattttggccccccaagtttacccccttttgcatttgctagccccccgttgaatattttgattaaaaattggttatgtggcattttaaaattaaataagtatttaaaaataaataaataaattacgaattattttttaaaaactaaattataaaatattttttttattatatgtagtttgtaaaataattttgttatataaaaaagtaaaaaaaaaacattttatgaattattttttattataaaaaagtaaaaaaaaaacattttatgaattattttttaaaaactttgtaaactttttttttaaataaaaaataattattaaactttttattaaaaaacaatttttaatacatttttataaaagcaaatattattattttttaattaaaacatattttaaatttttttaaaatgtcacataagcaatttatagtcaaaaaagtcaacgaggggctagcaaatgcaaaagggggtaaacttgggggaccaaaatcgagcaattgaaacttggagggctaaaatcaagcaattgtgaaacttagagggttaaaatcaagcaattgaaatgtggggggccaaaatcaagcaattgtgaaacttgaggggccaaaactgcatttaagccaaatagATTATAGTATACATcgtatctttttatttttattttgtaatgcAAAATTAACGGATTGATAAATGTCCATAGGatttgctcaaaaaaaaaaaaaaaagtccataggattgattgtcaaaaaaataaattgtccaTAGGATTGAATGCTTTAACGGATATGTCCATAGGATTGAATGCATTAATTGTACATGAACCCATTAGAATTCAATATTCAATAGAATGAGAAAAAATCATACCCAATAATAcggaatttgttttttaaactACTACTACGAGgacctatatttttatttattttttgacggaagatctatatttttatgaaGACATGTGTTTCTGcccatatattaatacaaaatattttttttagtaatttataCGGAACTTATATTTACATGTAcaaggttaattttttttgtttgtaatttttacgGATGTTTTAATACGGGGCCGAGGGCCGTTTTTTATAATTACTATGAGGAAATATATTTCTatgagacctatatttatacctatatattaatacatggcagggacaatttttttttgtaatttatagggaacctatatttatattcatggATAgggttaatattttttttgtttataatccTCTGGTTCCTAAGGGAAGGGGACCCTAGTTATTCAAAGTTCGgccgtgaggtaagtaaagtctgactaaaaaattgtttcatcctggaatcgaactcggattctcccgaacgattcgtctttggtgaaactcattaaccacttgagcccaatgacTTGGTTATGAAtgaggttaattttttttcttctactttcTATGGATACGGGGTTATTAATACGGGGCCGgcgactttttttttttcctttcttttttctatGAGATCCTATAAGTATACTCATATTAAtatcttgtcaaaaaaatactcatattaatatggaagacctatttttttttgtaatatctactttttttttactaaaataaaagatattcattcattcaaattggtagAGTACATCAGATTCAAGTACAAATTCAATACCGCTAAAAatgaaaaggatgaatctgcgaacaaactcacagcatccaagttaatagcataaaacggcatacTCATGTCTACAAATAATGTGAGGAGGCACTACTCTTTTTGTTTAGTATCATAGTTATTTATGAAACTGATATATACTAGTTAAGATaagttaggtttttttttttcttgaccaaaaaataaaagttaggttttttttgtttcttttttaacgCAAATCAGATCAAGTTAGTTAGAAAAATAGATTTAGTACATCGTAtctttttaaaatcaaattaactGACAGATTATAGTACTAGTATATCATAGGTCTTTTTGAGCAAAGTATATCATAGTTATTCAATATACTGATTCATAAATGTCGAAGCATTGAGTGCattggatttggattctttGCAtttaaaaatcttaaatttaCTTACATTCAAGcaaattttaattaagaaagagaaaatgtgtCATATATAAATGCATTTATGTGTGTTATAAAAACCAAAATACCCTACAATTTTGCttaaatgtagaaaattgtgactttagagaatccaaatccgagTGCGTTAATTATGCATTTAATGAACACATTAGAATTCAATATTCGATAAAataggagaaaaaaaatcatatactaCTAAAATCATATTCAAGTACAAATTTAATACCGCTAAGAatgaaaaggatgaatctgtgaacaaactcacagcatccaagttaatagcataaaacgacatACTCATGTCTACAAATAATGTGAGGAGGCACTACTCTTTTTGTTTAGTATCATAGTTATTTATGAAACTGATATATACTAGTTAAGATaagttaggtttttttttttcttgaccaaaaaataaaagttaggtttttttttgtttcttttttaacgCAAATCAAATCAAGTTAGTTAGAAAAATAGATTTAGTACATCGTAtctttttaaaatcaaattaactGACAGATTATAGTATATCATAGGtcttttttggttacatatctgtttacgttggaatttggtaaacaaccgctagtttaagtgtttaaactcgcgagatcaattagtaaatctcaggacaattttgtgtttattcgctttaagaaaattgtttgaatgttcgttttaatAAGGAAACAAGCACTtaggaaaaatattttaaagcatacaagagaaactaattcgaatcgcctcgaagtagcaatTTCTCGAGCAAGTATCTGGATTTAAACTTGGAGAAGATTACTGgaaaaacaaattgcattgaatgaaaaacaattacaaataaagatggttcacaaaacatacatttctcctccgaattccgttcgttcgatcgctgagtacttagaatttttagagagagtgtttgtataaattttgtgaccacagttctgaatgaaaaactactataaatactactacaaagtggtaactgtttcttgatcatctggacgctcctcgatttgccacgtcgaccacgttctccactttcatcttccattccttcagcgcgcgccaatgcCTTTTGGGCCGCTCGTTGCTTCgtctttgggcttggcccaactctctATCAGTTTGATTTCGTGCTTTCGATAGCCTTCTGACAAACCAAAACTGGACGCGTTGTCCATATCTCTCGAAGCGCTTTTTGGCTTCGACCCAGTTGGCTTTCGAcgccaactttgaaagttttattttaacaatatcacctccaaataaatattggacccaccaattatatttaattgataaataccaaatttatatccaacaaattgccccccaaaaatgccattttcgactATGTCTATCGCAAGAGGAAGTGGCGtttttgaaagtattaatggatatctttcttttccatttatctctcctatcgtttagactgccattcaaaactttggattggctccaaaacttgtttttctttccACCTGTCAAGGGGTTTGGACATTTGTCAACAAGGGAGttgaaaaatttgttattttcaacaGACCGCgtgcctctataaatagctaTATCCTCCCTTTATTGCgttttctccaattttttgctctgtcaactgttcatcttcttcttcatcttccgcgattctttcttgaattcttgtTTCCAAAAGACTTCTTGTTTTCACTTTTCTGCTTATTACCCAGtcatcaactttcttttcacTCGGATTTTCCTCAACTGTTTCAAACAACCTGTGATTCCCAAATTTAACCCTAATCACCATTCTTTTACGCCATCTTTATACCTTCATCAATGGCGTCAGGTTCAGGTGTCGGAAAATTCCTTCCTTACGCCGGTAAGTGGACCGCCGCCACTCTTTCCTCTTACGACACGGATGTGGTTCCAGAACCATCATTGCGTCTAGACTTACAAAAGTTTTGGGAAAATCAATTAATCTTTCCTTATTCTGTTGATAACCTTGTGCATGCGTTTGGGGGACCCAAACCAAGTGATAAAAGTCGGAATTCCAAGGTTCTGTCTATTTTTCCTGTTTATAAACCTTGTGCTCCTAGGGTTTTCATTAGTGAACCCTATAATTTTAGCTATATTAAGGCGCCTAACAGAGTGTTTCGATCAGCTCCTTCTTTGAATGATCAATACCTTGGCTGGTTAGACAGGGTACAACGTGACAAAGCTGACATTTGGCAAGCTTGTGGCATTTATGACCTTATTCAACTTTCTCGGACCGGCCTTAAATACCAGCAAGAGATGATTATTGCTGCTTTACACTTCTTTGAGTCTTCCACCAACACTTTCCACTTCGAATGTGGCATGATGACTCCTACACTGCTGGATGTTGCTGCCATTACTGGCTTATCGCCTCTTGGCGACACTTATGATCCTTGCAAAGCTTCCGACACCATCAAATTTGACTTTCGAAACAAGTCTTACTCTAAATACATCGTGGAGAATCGAAAGACTAGTGATGAAGTAAGTGACGAAGAACACATCGCTTTCTTAACCTTATGGCTATCGCAGTATGTTTTctgcactcaatctctccaagtgGCCAAGAAATTCATCCCTATGGCTATTCAACTACATGAATGTCAGCAATTCAACTTCGCTCGACTTATCCTTGGATGTCTTTACGAATCCATGAGGGATGCTTGTGAACACCTTAAAAGAACAGGCGATGGATCCACCTTTTTAGGTGCTGGCCCCTTCTGGTTACTGCAATTATGGCTAACTGCCACTTTTCATGCTGAACTTGACCTTTTCTTGCCTGAGCCATACTATGAGGAATCAAGAACGCGCCAGGTCGAAGGCACAAGGCTAGCAAGGATGGTTCCCAGGGAAAGAGGCCTTGGTTATGATGTGGCTTTCCAACAGTATTTTAATACTTTTCTCAACCTGAAGAAGTTCAAGCCTAGCTTTGCTCCCTTTGTGGATAGACCACTTGGTCCTTCTTGGTTTACTCACAGATTTCCTTCTCCACCAGAATTTGAGATGGTAACCAACAGCATTTGGAATGCTTATTTGATGCCTACAGTCTTGTCTTGTCGAATTGGTTTGACTTCTGGAGATTTTGGGTTAGTTGGCTATTTTCCAAACCTGGTGTCTCGCCAATTTGGCTTAACTCAAATACTCCCTAAGAGCCTATACCTGGAAGAGAGGGAGGTTTGTTTAGGCAAGCATGGCATGACAGAACCACAGTTCCATTCATTCTTGAACCACTTCAATCAGCCTTCTTATGAGCTTACCCCATTCGACTTCGCTCCCTCACATGCCTGCACTAGGGAATTCTTTACCTGGTGGTCTCGACACTATGAAGGACGCCTGGTTGACAAGACTGCCTTGCTTGCTGCTATCTCTACTGGGTTCGACTCatctattttgaacaagattaagTCGACACTGAACGCCAGAGGTATTCTTTTGGTTTCACTTTTACTTACATAATTTTCCCTtgcgtgcttttctcttatgcgcaCTTCTCCAATGCAGGGAGTAAGTCGAAGGCAGGTTCCAGCAATTCTAGCAAACCTCTTCTTCCACCACCTAAAGTCGAACTAAAGGTAAGCTTTTGCCTTTTTGCGGCTTCTCACACTTTTGTAAGATTTCCATATTAACTTTAATATGCTCTTTCCAGATTGCTTCACGCAAAAGGCCTCATTCAACTGAAACTCCTTCTGTTTCGAAAAAACAAAAGCCTGTTCCAGCCACTTGTTCGAGTGCTCCAGATGAGGTATCCATTTATCTAAAGACTTCTATTTCTCTTGGCTTAAATGCGAACTTACTGAACTGTGGCCTGTAGGATACCCCTGTTCTCTCGACCATCCCTGAGCAAACTACCGTTGCCAACACTCAAGATCTCCCTCATAATGCTGAACCCATTACTGatgggaaaaagaaaaagaagaagaaaaggaaagaaCACCAACCCAACCCAGAAGGGGCTCTTGAACACAAGTCCTCTGAGATTGAGGCACAACCTGATACTCCGGCATCACCTGAGGACCCTCCTTTAGAGCAAtcggagaagaagaagaaaaagaaaaagaaacagaaacAATCTCCTGCTGCAGCTACTGTTGTCGAGGCTTCTGCTactgcaaaagaaacaacttcacaGCCTGAAGCTTCTGCTCCCCCTCAAACCCAAGTAGGCCATTCTTACTTCTTGTTACTTCTTCAGCTTTTGATTGCATTACTCATTCTTTCATGGTTTCATTTGTTTCAGCCAATCGATTCTGCTCAAGATATTCCTCAAGATGAGCCTGCTCCTAGCAAAGCGACTAAAGGAGTGGTCGAAGGACCAAGTGGTACGCATCCTGAAGACATAGCAGAAAAACCTCCATCTCCTCAGCCTGTCGAAACGGCCATACTTACTGAAACCTCATCACCACCCCAAGCTCCTGGTTCGCCTCATCGCGCTTTCGAAGATGATATCCTTAAGCCTGACCATGAAGAAAACCAACTCGATCAAAGCCTACCACAACAGAATCCTTTAACAAACTCTGCCCAAGTATTGGCTGATAATGATCCTCCAACCAACTTTCCAGCTGACCCTATTGCTAATACTGAACAAAGGCCAACGGTTGATGGAGAACACTCCACTACCAATCCACCACAACCAAGTGGGTCAAACCATGAGTCTAGTTCACCTAGTGCTGGCACTTTCGACTCTGATGATGGGAACTCCTACATTGGTGATTCATTTGGTGAAGAGGGAACTTCTGTGTCGAAGCCACTTCCTACTGTTATCTTGCCAGCTGAACTTGCCAAAGAGTTAAAAGATTTAACTCCAGTAGACGCACTCAACAAGCTTTTATCACGTCATGGGGCCTCTAGCTCCGCTGTTGAGGACACAGGGGGTGAGGAAAATGTACTTGAACAAGAACAATTTGAGCATGAAGTCAGGTTTAGGCGAGAAATTCTTAATGGGGATATGTTGGGCCTGCTTGAGCGTGACTCTTCTATATACTACAACATCAAAGCTCTTTTTCGCAAGCTGCAGAACCCAAGGACTGACGAAGCAATGTTCCTTCTAGTGACTCAAGCTGAAACCTTTCTAGAACAATTCGTTAGTCAATCTCAACTCCTAACCAGGACTAGCAGCCTCCTGACGTCTCTGCTCGTAACCCAGCAACACCATTTCGAGCAAGCTAATAATTGCAATGCAGAGGTCACAACTATCAAAGCTGCCTCTGATGAAGCTCTTGAGCAACTTGTGGCTTGTGAGAACAATATTGCTCAATGGCAGTCTGAAATCGAAGCGCTAAAGGAAAAGGTTCGACAGGAAGAGGCTAAGATGGAAAAGCTAGCTGCAGTAGCTATCGAAGCACAAAAGGTTAAACTTGATGAGCTAGCACGTGAAGGTATCCAACATTACAGTAATGGTCTAGCGGTCCAAAAGCGAGTTGAGCACCTTGCTAGTGATAAAGAAATGCTACAACGTAAACTGGCGTCCATTCGAACTCAGTATTACCAATTTCAAGCGGCCAATCGAAAGCCTCCTTCGACATCCCAGCAACAATCTTGACCTTATAACTTTTCCTTTTAGTCTTAagttttttgttattctcttttgGATGTCGTAATTGTAAATCTTTTAACACTAGCAACTGTCGAACAATTTCGTACATGCTTTTTAGATGTATGCCCTTTTTGGCCTTTTCATGCTGCATGTTCATATATTGGCTGagtattttattcttttattgttGCTTGCTTTCCTTCTTTTGGGTCATTATCCCAAGCCTCATTAATAGCATTTTGTAAGGAATGGAACGAACATGTTTCCAAAGCAGTCAACATGATTAACTACACGGTTTTGGGCATTAATGCTTTGGCATTTCCCTATGCAAACTGACCATGGTTAGTTGTAACTACCTAGCCATTAACGCGTATTAATCCTTCTATAAAGACCCACGCTTTGCAAATCTTTTGTTCACCACTTTGCACAAATAACGCATCAATACCTCTCCACAAAGAATGGATAGCAAGACAAATCCTCCTTCTTCTACCTCAAGCTCAAACATGCTACGTCCTCTTAGAAGGGGACGAATCAAGATTCCAGCTTCCAAACCTCCACGCGCTAGAATCCTTCGCCCTCGGCCGGCATCAGCTAAGGTAGTAGAaaccatcattctctcttctgacTCCTCAAGCTCTAGTTCAGATGACGAAGATGAAGACTACCTCAAGTTCCTCAGTACCCTAGAGCCTGACGAAGAATACCCAGGAACTCCGactccttcttctgaggatgaagactctcagATCTCAGAACTTTCCAATTCTGATTCAAAGGATGAGGGAACTCGGGTTCAGGGTAAACCTTAAATGGTTAtctttcaacattcaaccatttcttgtattttcttgaacattcttgaatgattggttgtattgttgattttatatgaaataaaacttgattattggcatttccttttaccatttcgcaaattttattcttgcgttattcattttttatggttatttcttgcaacattggcttgtatttctttaaatatttgccattcatgttgactgaacgtttctcaggagttaactcttcaatctcataagctccatttgacaaaacttgagaaatcttaaatggtccttcccaattgggtgaccattttccaaagactcgatctcgtctgtccatggggaggatgactttccaaactaagtctcctacgtcaaagagtttggatttaacccttttgttatatgctctagcaattcgTTCCTTTTGTCGAATCAAAGCATCTAACGCCTGCAACCTCTCCTCATCCACGTCTGTTAATTCATCTAACATTATGTTCTCATAGTGATCAGGAGGTAGTTCCCATTGCCTTTGCACTCGAATTgactgcatcattatttcaacaggtaacacagcatcgtgaccatatgttagtcgaaaaggtgtcgaacctgttgactctttaggagaattcctacatgcccataggacttggtccaaggtcttatgccaattccttggcttttgagcaacgtgcttcttaattaaactaattataaccttgttggctgcttcaacttggccatttgcttgagcataataaggcgtcgaagtcattagcttaaaacctaattgttcagcaaaatcttgcatctttcgaccaacaaacaccgttccttggtccgtagtgatcgtctcaggaagcccaaacctataaataatatggtcttggataaaattgatcactgtttcctgatccacgtttgttagggcaacagcctctatccatttggtaaaataatcaatcccaactagtatataacgttggttcttggatgacgcgggccttatctcaccaattaaatctaaagcccagcctctaaaaggccaaggtttgataaTCGAATGCAACTCACTGGCAGGGACGTGTTGTATCCCTgcgtgtttttgacactcttgacagcctttcgcatattctatgcagtccttaagcatggaaggccaatacaaaccctgtcgaaacaaaagccatttcatcttgtggcctgcttgatgggcACCACAGGCTCCACTATGGGCATTTGAAACTGCTACATACGCTTCGTTTTCATTTAGGCATTTCAACAAAACCCCTTCAGGAGTCTTCTTAAATAGttcatttcccatgattgtgtaattcaaggctctatacttaaccttcctatcggctgtacctgttggattttttatgtatttaacaatgggttgtctcCAATCCGTGTCAACCAAATTGTCAATCACAAAGACTTCAGTCATTACTTCATCAAAGTGTGCATCAGCCATTTCGGACTCCCTTTCGACATTTAGTTCATTTGCCCCCAGCTGATGGGGTATTACCtcacatgagattagtttttctttaatttcaactatctcatctaattttttccctgttaccttataaccagaagcaatttgggctaagtcatttgcttcttggttttcgatccgaggcacgtgttgaatgtcacacgaatcaaatcgttttagtaacgagaaggcaatgacaaagtatttcatcaaatgttcttgaatgcatttgtattcctttgtcaat from Trifolium pratense cultivar HEN17-A07 linkage group LG1, ARS_RC_1.1, whole genome shotgun sequence includes these protein-coding regions:
- the LOC123890888 gene encoding B3 domain-containing protein At2g24670-like yields the protein MNNYDTLKQRDQVSHFAANKQNSAHDLFQQKEEKDFRSKLLGFVGNECVVLESLLLLNDPLYGALHSKNNVPIPDSGCNVQAFREIVPMKKVRSGRSKRIDYNILSSKFKVTSCTSNNEEVGKIIVKEKTSEGIKYIKKRKAMGERSRNSLKKFKNPEKEEVQEDQPDLPLSFKEKIEQMEGNDVKLVIQKKLTMTDVTRNNGRLSIPIGKIKESSLLTEEEGLSLDYVPQKKGTRKLEGMSVSMLDTNLKLWDKMCFKKWKMGKSEVYNITGAWYKLVEQDQKIQLWSFKRDNHLNFALVKL